One region of Desertifilum tharense IPPAS B-1220 genomic DNA includes:
- a CDS encoding TspO/MBR family protein has translation MEWLRSWMVIGGVTLLVALASNLFRPKDVKWFRRLQRPDWLTFEWAIPVIWTVVFICGAWSAYIIWENDPGTTRTWLLMGFYLLVEIAIISYTPVMFRTRSLKMGTIIGATGTLLGAILALTVLPISGWAAVLLLPYLIWSPIGTFTTWQMMQLNPADA, from the coding sequence ATGGAATGGTTGAGATCGTGGATGGTCATTGGTGGGGTGACGCTGCTCGTTGCGCTGGCTAGTAACTTATTTCGCCCCAAGGATGTAAAATGGTTTCGACGGTTGCAACGCCCCGATTGGCTGACCTTTGAGTGGGCGATTCCTGTCATTTGGACGGTTGTGTTTATTTGTGGCGCGTGGTCGGCTTATATAATCTGGGAGAACGATCCAGGAACGACGCGCACCTGGCTATTGATGGGATTTTACCTGCTGGTTGAGATTGCGATTATTTCTTACACGCCCGTCATGTTCCGGACGCGATCGCTTAAAATGGGTACCATTATCGGAGCGACAGGAACTCTGTTGGGAGCAATCCTGGCTTTAACGGTTCTACCGATTTCTGGCTGGGCTGCGGTGTTATTACTGCCCTATCTGATTTGGAGTCCCATCGGAACCTTTACCACCTGGCAAATGATGCAGCTTAACCCGGCGGATGCTTAG
- a CDS encoding nuclear transport factor 2 family protein, giving the protein MKFLWIAILTVLLGQSVLGWSQVQPSIAASVMSISLSSDAIRTTIRQVASAWEAGDAEAIASPFADDAEFIVPGSCWRGREEIRQEAAKFAQTHTEVKITIKLIVVEGNLAFAEWDWQDVEKQSGKRTLAEDAIAVEFRDGKIIRWREYIDTDTPTPA; this is encoded by the coding sequence ATGAAATTTTTGTGGATTGCGATTTTGACGGTTCTTCTGGGGCAATCGGTTTTAGGATGGAGTCAGGTTCAACCGTCGATTGCTGCTAGTGTTATGTCTATATCGCTCTCTTCAGACGCCATTCGCACGACGATCCGCCAGGTGGCTTCAGCTTGGGAAGCTGGGGATGCAGAGGCGATCGCATCTCCGTTTGCTGATGATGCGGAATTTATCGTACCGGGGAGTTGTTGGCGAGGGCGCGAGGAAATTCGCCAAGAGGCGGCGAAGTTTGCCCAAACCCATACTGAGGTGAAAATTACCATTAAGCTAATTGTGGTGGAAGGGAATCTCGCCTTTGCAGAGTGGGATTGGCAAGATGTGGAAAAACAGAGCGGAAAGCGTACCCTGGCAGAAGATGCGATCGCTGTTGAGTTTCGCGATGGCAAAATTATCCGCTGGCGAGAATACATTGATACCGATACCCCAACTCCCGCCTGA
- a CDS encoding DUF1818 family protein: MDRVIRSGRGWRLGWNPQAPKYQGLVGGEDWGVELTAAEFEDFCRLLGQLAETMQQMASELMDEEKITCEAESNLVWIEVRGFPDAYDVHCILSTERGCEFSWPPEVVPELILATKTIKVF, encoded by the coding sequence ATGGATCGGGTCATTCGCAGCGGTCGGGGATGGCGGCTAGGGTGGAATCCCCAAGCCCCGAAGTATCAAGGATTGGTGGGTGGCGAGGATTGGGGCGTTGAGCTAACGGCGGCAGAGTTTGAGGATTTTTGTCGCCTGTTGGGACAACTCGCAGAAACGATGCAGCAGATGGCCAGCGAGTTGATGGACGAAGAAAAGATTACTTGCGAGGCGGAAAGTAATTTGGTCTGGATTGAGGTGCGGGGGTTCCCCGATGCCTATGATGTCCACTGCATCCTCAGTACGGAGCGCGGCTGCGAGTTTTCCTGGCCGCCGGAAGTCGTCCCAGAACTGATTTTGGCAACAAAAACAATAAAGGTGTTTTAA
- a CDS encoding DNA-directed RNA polymerase subunit omega translates to MLKRSSFDSTQIMRRAEDLVNAASNRYRITVQVANRAQRRRYEDFDSLDDPKMKPVLRAIIEMSDELTQPEIIGE, encoded by the coding sequence ATGCTGAAGCGTTCTTCTTTTGACAGCACTCAAATTATGCGACGGGCCGAGGATTTGGTCAATGCGGCTTCTAACCGCTATCGGATCACCGTCCAAGTAGCCAACCGCGCTCAACGTCGGCGTTATGAAGACTTTGATAGCCTCGACGATCCGAAAATGAAACCCGTACTCCGGGCGATTATCGAAATGTCTGATGAGTTAACGCAACCTGAAATCATTGGCGAGTGA
- a CDS encoding GDSL-type esterase/lipase family protein: MHHLETPTVRQLSKSQAYRQPLKLVALGDSLVYGFGDPQGGGWVERLRRWWMSPESAGHVIYNLGVRGDRVKQVGHRLETEFRHRGELRNRVPDLIILSVGVNDTARVARPDGRNYTPFDTFQTEMNSLLDLAKGLCPVLFVGMVPVDESKMPFLDCLYYNHDDQYRYKEATRLACLERDIPYLDIFDLWMAREDHWRLRRLCADGLHPNVKGYQTLLHDVINWEPMAQLASGGIQGNWRSLQHTA; encoded by the coding sequence ATGCATCATCTTGAGACACCCACTGTCCGTCAGTTGTCGAAATCTCAGGCTTACCGTCAACCTCTCAAACTCGTAGCGCTCGGCGATAGTTTAGTTTATGGATTTGGCGATCCCCAAGGCGGAGGTTGGGTAGAGCGACTGCGACGGTGGTGGATGTCGCCAGAAAGTGCGGGTCATGTCATCTATAACTTAGGCGTTCGGGGCGATCGCGTCAAGCAGGTGGGCCATCGGCTAGAAACCGAATTTCGCCATCGCGGAGAACTCCGCAACCGCGTCCCCGACCTGATTATTTTATCAGTGGGCGTCAACGACACCGCTCGCGTTGCCCGTCCTGATGGTCGCAACTATACCCCGTTTGACACCTTTCAAACGGAAATGAACAGCCTGCTAGACTTGGCAAAAGGTTTATGTCCCGTCTTGTTTGTGGGGATGGTTCCGGTAGATGAGTCGAAAATGCCGTTTCTCGATTGTCTCTACTACAATCATGACGATCAATACCGCTACAAGGAAGCCACCCGCCTCGCCTGTTTAGAACGCGATATTCCCTATTTAGATATTTTCGATCTTTGGATGGCTCGCGAAGACCATTGGCGGCTCAGACGCCTGTGCGCCGATGGCTTGCATCCCAACGTTAAGGGCTATCAAACCTTATTGCACGATGTCATTAACTGGGAACCGATGGCGCAATTGGCGAGCGGTGGAATTCAGGGGAACTGGCGATCGCTCCAACATACGGCTTAA
- a CDS encoding pentapeptide repeat-containing protein — protein sequence MSHLDYANQNLQNRSFKGLDLAGVDFSCCDLRGCNFTGANLTGANLQGCITGQSRRQVYQLIAVAIAASVAVVGFSILLSQVVMQWFGDISATRFNFILYGLALAFSFLFRQGILPNIPLVPTVFGLAALTLLLAAMSLLTVGLFFVVLSNFSDGAIAPGFFLLGVMALSGFICFWVLRWLIQSIRTHPGTSFHKANLTQADLSYSKLQNADFSLANLTGACIFDWEILGDNRFLGSYCEYLYIGPALQNRQPLEGNFQPGEWERLVAKWMSQT from the coding sequence ATGAGCCACCTTGACTATGCCAACCAAAACCTCCAAAATCGCTCCTTTAAAGGACTAGACTTGGCGGGTGTAGATTTCAGTTGCTGCGACTTGCGGGGATGTAACTTTACGGGAGCCAATTTAACCGGAGCGAACTTACAAGGCTGTATAACTGGGCAAAGTCGCCGCCAAGTGTATCAGTTAATAGCAGTGGCGATCGCAGCTTCAGTGGCGGTAGTCGGCTTCAGCATCCTGCTTTCCCAAGTCGTCATGCAATGGTTTGGCGATATTTCCGCCACTCGCTTCAACTTTATCTTGTATGGATTAGCTCTCGCCTTTAGTTTTTTATTTCGCCAGGGAATTCTACCCAATATTCCCCTAGTTCCCACTGTTTTTGGTCTAGCAGCCCTCACCCTCCTGCTTGCAGCCATGAGTCTGCTAACGGTTGGACTTTTCTTCGTCGTTCTCTCTAATTTTAGCGATGGAGCGATCGCCCCAGGATTTTTCTTATTAGGGGTGATGGCGCTTTCGGGGTTTATCTGTTTCTGGGTGCTGCGCTGGCTGATCCAATCTATCCGCACTCACCCCGGAACCTCCTTCCACAAAGCGAATCTCACCCAGGCAGATTTGAGCTATTCTAAACTGCAAAATGCTGACTTTTCGCTTGCCAACCTCACCGGAGCCTGTATATTTGACTGGGAAATCCTCGGCGACAATCGTTTCCTAGGGAGTTATTGCGAATACCTCTATATTGGGCCGGCTTTGCAGAACCGACAGCCCCTAGAGGGCAATTTTCAGCCAGGGGAGTGGGAAAGGCTTGTTGCAAAATGGATGAGTCAGACCTGA
- the acsF gene encoding magnesium-protoporphyrin IX monomethyl ester (oxidative) cyclase, which yields MVNSPPKPTVPESEAKIKALKENILTPRFYTTDFETAAKMDLSAQETELQAMLAEMRADYNRHHFIRDEQFNGSWEHITGEARQAFIDYLERSCVSEFSGFLLFKELSRKLKNRNPLLSEMFNLMARDEARHAGFLNKAMADFGCTMDLGHLTKNRVYTFFPIEWVLYTVYLSEKIGYWRYIIIYRHLEKHPENQFYPLFHYFESWCQDENRHGDIFKALLRSQPQLWKTWQSRLWSRFFLLSVFATHTLTVHERTGFYHSLGLDPTEFDREVIRKTNETSARAFPTVLNTDHPDFFRRLQRCSDLNLQMSEIEQSSQPRWLKVLRKLPLQMKIVGHLLRVYLIKPIDAEALRETVR from the coding sequence ATGGTTAACTCTCCACCCAAGCCGACAGTCCCAGAATCGGAAGCCAAGATCAAGGCTCTCAAGGAAAATATCCTCACTCCTCGGTTTTACACCACCGATTTTGAAACGGCGGCGAAGATGGATTTATCCGCCCAGGAAACTGAGTTGCAGGCGATGCTCGCCGAAATGCGCGCCGACTACAACCGCCATCACTTTATTCGCGACGAACAATTCAATGGCTCTTGGGAACACATCACCGGAGAAGCCAGACAAGCCTTTATCGATTATTTAGAGCGATCGTGCGTTTCCGAGTTTTCCGGCTTTTTGCTGTTTAAGGAACTCTCGCGCAAGCTGAAAAATCGCAATCCCCTGCTGTCGGAAATGTTTAACCTGATGGCGAGAGATGAAGCCCGCCATGCCGGATTTCTCAATAAAGCGATGGCAGATTTCGGCTGTACGATGGATTTGGGACACCTGACTAAAAATCGGGTTTATACCTTCTTCCCGATTGAGTGGGTGCTTTATACGGTGTACCTCTCCGAGAAGATTGGTTACTGGCGCTATATCATCATTTATCGCCATTTAGAGAAACATCCAGAAAATCAGTTTTACCCGTTGTTCCACTACTTTGAGAGTTGGTGCCAAGATGAAAATCGCCACGGGGATATTTTTAAAGCGCTATTGCGATCGCAACCTCAACTCTGGAAAACCTGGCAATCTCGTTTATGGAGTCGGTTTTTCTTGCTTTCCGTCTTCGCTACCCACACCCTCACCGTTCACGAACGCACAGGATTTTATCATTCCCTCGGACTCGATCCGACCGAATTCGATCGCGAAGTGATTCGCAAAACGAATGAAACCTCTGCCCGTGCTTTCCCCACTGTCTTAAATACAGATCACCCTGACTTCTTCCGACGCCTGCAACGCTGTTCCGATCTGAATTTACAAATGTCGGAAATTGAGCAGAGTTCTCAACCCCGATGGTTAAAAGTATTACGCAAACTGCCATTGCAAATGAAAATTGTCGGTCATCTGCTACGGGTTTATTTAATTAAACCCATTGATGCTGAAGCGTTGCGGGAAACCGTGCGTTAA
- a CDS encoding response regulator, giving the protein MAGRLDALRVKLMDDWSVGRMTAKKILLVEDDTNVREVVQLCLQDLGNWIVLATSSPVQGLQHAQQEEPDAIVLDISMPGMDGFMFLEELRSNPKTQNIPVVLLSANARWLNSHLLERYQVAGAIAKPFDATLLSMQISTLLGWDA; this is encoded by the coding sequence TTGGCAGGAAGATTAGATGCCTTGCGCGTGAAGTTAATGGATGATTGGTCAGTGGGACGGATGACCGCGAAAAAGATATTGCTCGTCGAAGATGATACAAATGTTCGCGAGGTTGTACAACTATGTCTGCAAGACCTGGGAAATTGGATTGTTTTAGCCACAAGTTCTCCTGTACAAGGTCTGCAACATGCCCAGCAGGAGGAACCCGACGCGATTGTTTTAGATATTTCGATGCCCGGTATGGATGGCTTTATGTTTCTTGAAGAGTTGAGAAGCAATCCCAAAACTCAAAATATCCCGGTGGTTCTGCTGAGTGCGAATGCGCGGTGGCTGAATTCTCACCTCCTAGAACGCTATCAAGTGGCTGGGGCGATCGCTAAACCTTTTGATGCAACGCTGCTGTCGATGCAAATTTCGACGCTCCTCGGTTGGGATGCTTGA
- a CDS encoding response regulator: protein MMNKQLLIVDDEERLRELVQACLEDLVGWKTIATGSGKEAIALAQTCPIDAILLDVSMPDMDGFAVYEQLQAHPVTQAIPVILLTAKVLPSDRARFAAMGIAGVIAKPFNPLEIGAEVAEILGWSTEF, encoded by the coding sequence GTGATGAACAAACAATTGCTAATTGTGGATGATGAAGAACGCCTCCGAGAACTGGTGCAGGCTTGTTTGGAAGATTTGGTGGGCTGGAAAACGATCGCAACGGGTTCGGGGAAGGAGGCGATCGCATTGGCTCAAACTTGCCCGATTGATGCCATTCTGTTAGATGTGTCGATGCCGGATATGGATGGGTTTGCCGTCTACGAGCAGCTTCAGGCGCATCCGGTAACGCAGGCGATTCCGGTGATTTTGCTGACGGCAAAGGTGCTACCGAGCGATCGCGCTCGCTTTGCGGCAATGGGGATTGCTGGGGTGATTGCTAAACCGTTTAATCCCCTTGAGATTGGGGCAGAGGTGGCGGAGATTTTGGGGTGGTCTACGGAATTTTGA
- a CDS encoding PAS domain-containing protein, protein MRLNRHILSYGVAVLSTAIACLLALWLEGLLSPLVSPLFYIAVAISTWYGGIRPGLVSVVLSALMIQAAFLPPVNQLILTGPEDLIRLSIFLLVALTINLLIGNLRHSRQKIEQLNQQLLQTNTEQLRMVLSAVQMGLWDWDIVTGKIQWSPEHEQLFGIPTGCFDGEYATVEACIHPEDRSGVNQSIQQAILTRSHYQHEFRVVWVDGSIHWIEGRGRAFYNEAGEPIRMSGTVISISDRKQTEALLNQQFDRQRTVMEIGQHIRQSLNLEEILNTTVEDVRQLLQTDRVIIFQFAPNGSGTVVVESVGDRWLSILSTQIYDPCFKDEYVELFRQGLVTAKSDVRTAGIAPCHLELLLNFQVVANLVVPILQGEELWGLLIAHHCSSVREWQPSEIELLQQLATQVGIAIQQAALVEQLQTELRERRATEAALRESEQKFRQLAEQIQEVFFLYTVDFGDVLYINPAYETIWQRSCASLYQNPFSFIDSVHADDRERISTAMQGFINGDRPFQEEYRILRPNGSIRWVYTRTFFVYNDRQEAYRVAGLATDITARKQAEIALQQLNAQLELRVAERTAELTEAERRWRYLLERVQLVVVGLDCEGRVDYVNTFFLKLTGYQQAEVLGKCWFELCIPSTHRQLMQRTFTEILTDNRHSYYQNSILTKAKEERFIAWNNTLLCDSVGKIVGTISIGEDITERQKIEQMKNEFIGIVSHELRTPLTAIRASLGLLRTGIYDNRPDKFKRMIEIAAIDSDRLVRLVNDILDLERLESGRVVMDKTTCKAADLIQQAVSGVEAIAREQHIGLMVQPTQLEVWAAADAIIQTLMNLLSNAIKFSPPHTMVRVSVQPQVDRVLFQVQDRGRGIPADRLETIFGRFQQVDASDSRQKGGTGLGLAICRSIVEQHEGRIWAESCPGEGSTFFFTLPLPPGECR, encoded by the coding sequence ATGAGGTTGAATCGGCATATCTTATCCTATGGCGTGGCGGTATTGTCTACGGCGATCGCCTGCTTGCTGGCTTTGTGGTTAGAAGGTCTTTTGTCCCCCCTGGTTAGCCCGCTATTCTATATTGCGGTTGCCATTAGTACCTGGTATGGAGGAATCCGACCGGGTCTCGTCTCCGTCGTGCTTTCTGCTTTAATGATTCAAGCTGCGTTTTTGCCTCCAGTCAATCAACTGATATTAACGGGCCCAGAAGACTTGATTCGCTTGAGTATTTTTCTACTGGTTGCCCTCACCATTAATCTGCTCATTGGCAATTTGCGACACAGCCGCCAAAAAATTGAGCAACTCAATCAACAACTGCTGCAAACCAATACCGAACAACTGCGGATGGTGCTATCAGCCGTGCAAATGGGACTTTGGGACTGGGATATTGTCACCGGGAAAATTCAATGGTCGCCAGAACACGAACAGTTATTTGGCATCCCGACGGGTTGTTTTGATGGTGAATATGCCACGGTAGAAGCTTGCATCCATCCAGAAGATCGCTCTGGAGTTAATCAGAGCATTCAACAGGCAATTTTAACCCGCAGCCACTACCAGCACGAGTTTCGGGTGGTGTGGGTCGATGGTAGCATTCACTGGATTGAGGGACGAGGACGCGCCTTTTATAACGAAGCGGGAGAACCCATCCGCATGAGCGGAACGGTGATTAGTATTAGCGATCGCAAACAAACAGAAGCCCTACTCAATCAACAGTTTGACCGCCAGCGCACGGTGATGGAGATCGGTCAACATATTCGCCAGTCGCTGAATTTAGAGGAAATTCTCAATACCACCGTCGAAGATGTGCGCCAACTGCTGCAAACCGATCGCGTCATTATCTTTCAGTTTGCCCCTAATGGTAGCGGTACGGTGGTGGTGGAATCGGTTGGCGATCGCTGGCTATCCATCCTTTCGACTCAGATTTACGATCCGTGTTTTAAAGATGAGTATGTTGAGTTATTCCGCCAAGGCTTAGTAACGGCAAAATCAGATGTTCGCACCGCCGGAATTGCGCCGTGTCACTTAGAGTTACTGTTGAATTTCCAAGTCGTTGCCAATTTAGTGGTGCCTATCCTCCAAGGTGAGGAACTTTGGGGGCTATTAATTGCCCATCACTGCTCGTCAGTGCGCGAATGGCAGCCTTCAGAGATTGAACTGTTACAACAACTTGCCACTCAAGTCGGTATCGCGATTCAACAGGCAGCCTTGGTAGAGCAATTGCAAACCGAATTGCGGGAACGTCGCGCCACGGAAGCGGCTTTGCGGGAAAGCGAACAAAAGTTTCGCCAACTCGCCGAACAAATTCAGGAGGTATTTTTTCTCTATACGGTTGATTTCGGCGATGTTTTGTATATTAATCCCGCCTACGAGACGATTTGGCAGCGTTCGTGCGCGAGTTTGTATCAAAATCCGTTTTCGTTTATTGATAGCGTTCACGCCGACGATCGCGAGCGGATTTCGACGGCGATGCAAGGGTTTATTAATGGCGATCGCCCTTTCCAAGAAGAATACCGAATTCTCCGCCCCAATGGTTCGATTCGGTGGGTTTACACGCGCACTTTCTTTGTGTATAACGATCGCCAAGAAGCCTATCGCGTGGCGGGTCTGGCGACGGATATCACGGCGCGCAAGCAGGCGGAAATTGCTTTGCAACAACTGAACGCCCAACTAGAGTTGCGAGTCGCCGAACGGACGGCCGAACTGACTGAAGCCGAACGGCGCTGGCGCTATTTGCTCGAGCGCGTCCAGTTGGTGGTGGTGGGACTCGATTGCGAGGGACGAGTTGATTATGTCAATACGTTTTTCTTGAAGTTGACGGGGTACCAGCAGGCGGAGGTTTTAGGCAAATGCTGGTTTGAGCTATGCATTCCCTCGACTCATCGCCAGTTGATGCAAAGGACTTTTACAGAAATTTTGACCGATAATCGCCATTCCTACTATCAAAACTCGATTCTGACCAAGGCGAAGGAGGAGCGGTTTATTGCCTGGAACAATACGCTATTGTGCGATTCTGTCGGAAAGATTGTGGGCACCATCAGTATTGGGGAGGATATTACCGAACGCCAGAAGATCGAGCAGATGAAGAATGAGTTTATTGGGATTGTCAGCCACGAACTGCGGACGCCCCTCACAGCGATTCGAGCTTCTTTGGGACTGCTGAGGACAGGAATTTACGATAATCGACCCGATAAGTTTAAGCGGATGATTGAGATTGCGGCCATTGATAGCGATCGCTTGGTGCGTTTGGTCAATGATATCCTCGATTTGGAGCGTTTGGAGTCCGGTCGGGTCGTGATGGATAAAACGACCTGTAAGGCGGCGGATTTGATCCAACAGGCGGTTTCCGGGGTAGAGGCGATCGCGCGCGAGCAACACATTGGGCTGATGGTTCAACCCACGCAGCTTGAGGTTTGGGCAGCCGCCGATGCCATTATTCAAACGCTGATGAATCTGCTCAGTAATGCGATTAAGTTTTCCCCTCCCCATACGATGGTGAGGGTGAGCGTGCAGCCGCAGGTGGATCGCGTGCTGTTTCAAGTCCAAGATCGCGGGCGCGGAATTCCAGCCGATCGGTTAGAAACGATTTTTGGCCGCTTTCAACAGGTGGATGCTTCGGACTCTCGGCAGAAAGGGGGAACTGGATTAGGTTTGGCGATCTGTCGTAGTATTGTTGAACAACATGAAGGGCGCATTTGGGCTGAAAGTTGTCCGGGAGAGGGGAGTACGTTTTTCTTTACTCTGCCATTACCGCCAGGAGAGTGCAGGTGA
- a CDS encoding response regulator: MRILLVERGGPTNAALADLLAAHNYILDVSSDGQTALQQSRAMSYALILVDESIAQPNGIELCQQLRSQGYEQPILLLTSPNTNAEIIDGLNAGADDYLIKPYHPEALLARIQGLLRCSRIPARSFPPSALTWGNLRLDFISGKVTYNQQPIPLTATEYNLLELFLQNPDRIFSRSVILDRLWGFDDAPTEKAITTHIKDLRKKLKAGGLTEDLLETVYGIGYRLKPAPPATANLPKKPIKAIQAVVERFSRSFVHQVNVLAEAQQALANGTCNAQLKESAKHEAHKLAGSMGSFGYPEGSKLARQVEHLLFSDRPLTPTEIARFAQLVSALQQELQQRPIPLDPQPQPIGSRHCVLTIDDDTALTHLLQTHAAAWGIQMQIAAHLEAARSYLASAIPDAIVLDLSFAETSEDGLSLLQELQDRASQIPVIVFTQRDNLADRLAVSRLGAKQYLHKPASIEQIFRAIRQAIPNRSDRFLEAPPTSEGKVLIVDDDSAILSELAAILAPWGLEVTILEEQERFWEVLQEIQPNLVIVDLEMPAVSGLELCQVVRQDAHWGDLPLLVVTAHTDAQSLQQTFAAGADDFITKPVLGPELVTRVLCRIHNFTPLGRRKQ; the protein is encoded by the coding sequence ATGAGAATTCTGCTGGTGGAAAGGGGCGGCCCAACCAATGCTGCCTTAGCCGATCTACTAGCTGCCCATAACTATATCCTCGACGTATCGAGCGATGGACAGACCGCACTCCAGCAATCTAGGGCAATGTCATACGCCCTGATTTTAGTAGACGAGTCAATCGCTCAACCCAACGGGATCGAACTATGTCAGCAACTGCGATCGCAAGGTTACGAGCAGCCAATTTTACTTCTCACCTCGCCCAACACCAACGCAGAGATTATCGATGGACTTAATGCCGGAGCCGACGACTACCTCATCAAACCCTATCACCCAGAAGCCCTACTCGCGAGAATTCAGGGACTATTACGCTGTTCTCGCATTCCGGCGCGTTCCTTTCCGCCCTCAGCGCTAACGTGGGGAAATCTGCGTTTAGACTTTATTTCCGGTAAAGTCACCTATAACCAACAGCCCATTCCCCTCACCGCCACCGAGTACAACCTGCTGGAATTATTCTTACAGAACCCCGATCGGATCTTTAGCCGCAGCGTCATTCTCGATCGGCTGTGGGGATTTGATGACGCCCCCACCGAAAAAGCAATTACCACGCATATTAAAGACCTGCGAAAGAAACTCAAAGCCGGAGGATTAACCGAAGACCTCCTAGAAACCGTTTATGGCATTGGTTATCGCTTAAAACCCGCCCCTCCAGCAACCGCGAATCTTCCCAAAAAGCCAATTAAAGCGATTCAGGCCGTTGTAGAGCGATTTAGCCGCTCGTTCGTCCACCAAGTCAACGTGCTAGCAGAGGCACAACAGGCGCTTGCAAACGGCACCTGCAACGCGCAATTAAAAGAAAGCGCTAAACACGAAGCCCATAAACTTGCTGGCTCAATGGGTTCCTTTGGCTATCCCGAAGGCTCCAAACTCGCGCGACAAGTCGAACACCTGCTGTTCAGCGATCGCCCTTTAACCCCAACAGAGATCGCTCGCTTTGCTCAACTTGTAAGCGCCCTCCAGCAGGAATTACAACAGCGCCCTATCCCCCTCGATCCTCAACCGCAGCCGATCGGATCGCGACACTGCGTCCTCACCATTGACGACGATACCGCCCTCACGCATCTGTTGCAAACCCACGCCGCCGCCTGGGGCATCCAAATGCAAATTGCGGCTCACTTAGAAGCCGCCCGATCCTACCTTGCCTCAGCCATACCCGACGCCATTGTCCTGGATCTGAGTTTTGCCGAAACCTCTGAAGATGGTCTATCTCTGTTGCAAGAACTGCAAGATCGAGCCTCCCAAATTCCGGTTATCGTCTTTACCCAACGCGATAACCTCGCCGATCGACTAGCAGTTTCCCGACTGGGGGCAAAGCAATACTTGCACAAACCCGCCAGCATTGAGCAAATTTTTCGCGCCATTCGCCAAGCCATTCCCAACCGCAGCGATCGCTTCCTAGAAGCCCCCCCCACCTCCGAAGGCAAAGTGTTAATTGTTGATGATGACTCCGCTATTCTCTCAGAACTGGCAGCCATCCTCGCACCTTGGGGACTAGAAGTCACGATTCTGGAAGAACAAGAACGGTTTTGGGAAGTGCTTCAAGAAATTCAACCAAACCTCGTGATTGTAGATCTAGAAATGCCCGCCGTTAGCGGTTTAGAGTTATGTCAGGTGGTTCGTCAAGATGCCCATTGGGGAGATTTACCCTTGTTAGTTGTCACCGCCCATACCGACGCCCAATCCTTGCAACAAACCTTCGCGGCGGGGGCTGATGACTTTATCACCAAACCCGTACTCGGTCCAGAACTGGTGACGCGGGTACTCTGCCGCATTCACAACTTCACGCCACTAGGGAGGAGAAAACAATGA
- a CDS encoding heme oxygenase (biliverdin-producing), whose product MSFDLATRLREGTKQSHTLSENTAFMKCFLKGIVEWEPFRKLTADLYFVYSAMEAEMQRHLDHPVVGLIYFPELERQEKLAQDLAFYYGEDWRDRIVASPEGQNYVKRLQEISQTNPALLVAHCYVRYMGDLSGGQSLRNIVRSALNLPPDRGTGLHEFDQIATPEARRTFKAKYRDALNSLPIDEAIAQQIVDEANLAFQLNRNVFHELEDDVKASIGDRIFDLVTRQDRPGSTESRSATPELAVAE is encoded by the coding sequence ATGAGTTTCGATCTCGCAACACGCCTCCGGGAAGGAACCAAACAATCTCACACCCTCTCTGAAAATACCGCTTTTATGAAGTGCTTTCTCAAAGGGATTGTGGAGTGGGAACCCTTCCGCAAACTCACAGCGGACTTATATTTTGTTTATAGCGCGATGGAAGCCGAAATGCAGCGCCATCTCGATCATCCCGTGGTGGGTTTAATTTATTTTCCCGAACTCGAACGTCAAGAAAAGCTAGCCCAAGACTTAGCGTTTTACTACGGCGAAGACTGGCGCGATCGCATTGTAGCCTCGCCAGAAGGACAAAACTACGTCAAGCGCCTTCAAGAGATTTCGCAAACCAACCCCGCCTTATTAGTCGCGCATTGCTACGTCCGTTATATGGGCGATCTGTCGGGGGGTCAAAGTTTAAGAAATATTGTGAGATCGGCGCTGAACTTACCCCCCGATCGCGGTACGGGGTTGCACGAATTTGACCAAATTGCCACCCCCGAAGCGCGACGTACCTTTAAAGCCAAGTATCGGGATGCGCTGAATTCACTCCCCATTGATGAAGCGATCGCCCAACAGATTGTAGACGAAGCCAACCTAGCCTTTCAACTCAACCGCAACGTCTTCCACGAACTCGAAGACGACGTAAAAGCCAGCATCGGCGATCGCATTTTCGATCTCGTTACCCGCCAAGATCGCCCCGGAAGCACCGAAAGCCGTTCTGCAACCCCCGAATTAGCCGTAGCCGAGTAA